The Helicobacter pylori genome includes a window with the following:
- a CDS encoding 2-oxoacid:acceptor oxidoreductase family protein: MEAQLRFTGVGGQGVLLAGEILAEAKIVSGGYGTKTSTYTSQVRGGPTKVDILLDKDEIIFPYAKEGEIDFMLSVAQISYNQFKSDIKKGGIVVIDPNLVTPTKEDEEKYQIYKIPIISIAKDEVGNIITQSVVALAITVELTKCVEENIVLDTMLKKVPAKVAETNKKAFEIGKKHALEALKK; this comes from the coding sequence ATGGAAGCGCAATTACGATTTACGGGCGTTGGAGGGCAAGGCGTGCTGTTAGCGGGAGAAATTTTAGCTGAAGCGAAAATTGTGAGTGGGGGCTATGGCACTAAGACTTCCACCTACACTTCGCAAGTGCGTGGAGGGCCTACTAAAGTGGATATTTTGCTAGATAAAGATGAAATCATTTTCCCTTATGCTAAAGAGGGCGAGATTGATTTCATGCTTTCAGTCGCTCAAATCAGCTACAACCAGTTTAAAAGCGATATTAAAAAAGGCGGTATCGTTGTCATTGATCCCAATCTAGTAACCCCTACTAAAGAAGACGAAGAAAAGTATCAAATTTATAAAATCCCCATTATCAGCATCGCTAAAGATGAAGTGGGTAACATTATCACGCAATCTGTGGTAGCGTTAGCCATTACCGTGGAGCTGACTAAATGCGTAGAAGAAAATATCGTGCTAGACACCATGCTTAAAAAAGTCCCTGCAAAAGTCGCTGAAACGAACAAAAAAGCCTTTGAAATTGGCAAAAAACATGCTTTAGAAGCTTTGAAAAAATAA
- a CDS encoding 2-oxoglutarate ferredoxin oxidoreductase subunit beta has product MAFNYDEYLRVDKIPTLWCWGCGDGVILKSIIRTIDALGWKMDDVCLVSGIGCSGRMSSYVNCNTVHTTHGRAVAYATGIKLANPSKHVIVVSGDGDGFAIGGNHTMHACRRNIDLNFILVNNFIYGLTNSQTSPTTPNGMWTVTAQWGNIDNQFDPCALTTAAGASFVARESVLDPQKLEKVLKEGFTHKGFSFFDVHSNCHINLGRKNKMGEASQMLKWMESRLVSKRQFEAMSPEERVDKFPTGVLKHDTDRKEYCEAYQEIIEKAQGKQ; this is encoded by the coding sequence ATGGCGTTTAATTATGATGAATATTTGCGTGTGGATAAAATACCCACTTTGTGGTGTTGGGGCTGTGGCGATGGCGTGATTTTGAAATCCATTATCCGCACGATTGACGCTTTAGGTTGGAAAATGGATGATGTGTGTTTGGTGAGTGGGATTGGTTGCAGCGGGCGTATGAGTTCGTATGTGAATTGCAACACCGTTCATACCACGCATGGTAGGGCTGTAGCGTATGCGACAGGGATTAAATTAGCCAACCCTAGTAAGCATGTGATCGTGGTTTCTGGCGATGGCGATGGCTTTGCTATTGGAGGCAATCACACCATGCATGCATGCCGAAGAAACATTGATTTGAATTTTATTTTAGTGAATAATTTCATTTATGGTTTGACCAACTCTCAAACTTCGCCCACCACGCCTAATGGCATGTGGACGGTTACGGCTCAATGGGGGAATATTGATAACCAGTTTGACCCATGTGCTTTAACCACCGCTGCAGGGGCGAGTTTTGTGGCTAGAGAGAGCGTTTTAGACCCTCAAAAATTAGAAAAAGTGCTTAAAGAAGGTTTTACACACAAGGGCTTTAGCTTCTTTGATGTCCATAGTAATTGCCATATCAATTTAGGGCGTAAGAATAAAATGGGCGAAGCGTCTCAAATGCTAAAATGGATGGAAAGCCGATTAGTGAGCAAACGCCAATTTGAAGCCATGAGCCCTGAAGAAAGGGTGGATAAATTCCCTACAGGCGTTTTAAAGCATGACACGGACAGGAAAGAATATTGCGAAGCGTATCAAGAAATCATTGAAAAAGCACAAGGAAAACAATAA